One Nitrospira sp. genomic region harbors:
- a CDS encoding OmpA family protein: MIRLRPFVLLGLLAVAGPLFLDGCASKSGTSGGATATPPKPRAEERVAAAPVQEIPAPPEPAPVPLRSVEMAARNATGEQNIPFPDVLFDFDQYVLRDDALTAVEANAKRLKDNRVTKVLLEGRCDEVGTSEYNLVLGERRALSVKRYLESLGINQLQVDVTSYGKDRPLCLQHNPVCWQKNRSVHFVVKE; this comes from the coding sequence ATGATACGTTTGCGCCCGTTTGTCCTGCTCGGATTGCTTGCCGTCGCCGGCCCCCTGTTTCTTGACGGCTGCGCGAGCAAATCGGGAACCAGCGGAGGAGCGACGGCGACTCCACCGAAACCCCGCGCGGAGGAGCGTGTGGCTGCGGCTCCGGTGCAGGAAATCCCCGCCCCGCCCGAACCGGCGCCGGTGCCGTTACGATCGGTGGAGATGGCCGCGCGGAATGCGACCGGGGAACAGAACATTCCGTTCCCGGATGTGCTGTTTGATTTTGACCAATACGTCCTGCGGGACGATGCGCTCACGGCGGTCGAGGCCAATGCCAAGCGCTTGAAAGACAACCGGGTGACCAAGGTGTTGCTGGAAGGCCGTTGCGACGAAGTCGGGACCTCCGAATACAATCTGGTGTTGGGGGAACGGCGAGCTCTCTCCGTGAAACGGTACCTCGAATCGTTGGGCATCAATCAGCTCCAGGTCGATGTCACTAGTTACGGAAAAGACCGGCCGTTGTGTCTCCAGCACAATCCGGTCTGCTGGCAGAAGAACCGCAGCGTCCACTTCGTGGTGAAAGAGTAG
- a CDS encoding CBS domain-containing protein, whose protein sequence is MVTVSDLMTKKLVTVPAGTSAADAARVMNERHVGSVFIEQNDRVVGIVTESDIVRKVVGENRPVHFVPVESIMSSPVISLDERRSITEAADLMQHHHTRHLGVLKSGAIVGVLSVRDLLQPVSVDEF, encoded by the coding sequence ATGGTGACAGTCAGTGATCTCATGACGAAGAAACTGGTGACGGTGCCGGCCGGTACTTCCGCGGCGGACGCAGCCAGAGTGATGAACGAGCGCCACGTCGGCAGCGTGTTTATCGAGCAGAACGACCGTGTAGTCGGCATCGTGACCGAGTCCGATATCGTTCGAAAAGTCGTGGGTGAAAACAGGCCGGTGCATTTTGTTCCTGTGGAATCGATCATGAGCAGCCCAGTCATCAGCTTGGATGAGCGCCGTTCGATTACGGAAGCGGCCGATCTCATGCAACATCACCACACCCGCCATCTGGGTGTCCTGAAGAGCGGCGCGATCGTGGGGGTCCTTTCAGTACGGGATCTGTTGCAGCCGGTGTCGGTGGACGAGTTTTAA